A DNA window from Centroberyx gerrardi isolate f3 chromosome 3, fCenGer3.hap1.cur.20231027, whole genome shotgun sequence contains the following coding sequences:
- the psmb3 gene encoding proteasome subunit beta type-3 — protein MSIMSYNGGAVMAMRGKNCVAIASDRRFGIQAQMVTTDFQKIFPMGERLYIGLAGLATDVQTVSQRLKFRLNLYELKEGRQIKPKTFMSMVSNLLYERRFGPYYIEPVIAGLDPKTLEPFICSLDLIGCPMVTEDFVVSGTCSEQMYGMCESLWEPDMEPEDLFETISQAMLNAVDRDAVSGMGVVVHVIEKDKITTRTLKARMD, from the exons ATG TCTATTATGTCCTATAATGGTGGGGCCGTCATGGCCATGCGGGGGAAGAACTGTGTGGCGATAGCTTCAGACCGGAGATTTGGCATTCAGGCTCAGATGGTCACCACAGACTTCCAGAAGATCTTCCCCATGGGAGAGAGGCTGTACATCGGGCTGGCTGGCCTGGCCACTGATGTGCagacagt ATCCCAGAGGCTGAAATTCAGACTGAACCTGTATGAGCTGAAGGAGGGTCGCCAGATCAAGCCCAAGACCTTCATGAGCATGGTGTCCAACCTGTTGTACGAGAGGAG GTTTGGGCCGTACTACATCGAGCCTGTGATCGCCGGACTTGATCCCAAAACCTTGGAACCGTTCATCTGCTCCCtggatttgattggctgccccATGGTGACAGAAGACTTCGTTGTGAGCGGCACTTGCTCGGAGCAGATGTACGGCATGTGTGAATCTTTGTGGGAGCCGGACATG GAACCCGAGGACCTGTTTGAGACCATCTCCCAGGCGATGCTGAATGCAGTTGATAGGGATGCCGTGTCTGGCATGGGAGTCGTCGTACACGTC